From the Solibacillus sp. FSL R5-0449 genome, one window contains:
- a CDS encoding LysE family transporter, translating to MIQYILLGFIIALPIGAISIEMTKQGLQNGFWYAWMVGIGAITVDICMLFALNLGLIDVLNRFKTYLWLLGAIFLTQLGWQSIKCRASLSKECEAKTESLFKIFRSGLMIGLNPGNIVFWLSVLGTSIAGASNNTEMSLVFVSLSILLGIALHDVLLAGITSFFRRFMTPKAEYIVSIAAGIALFGFAAYFAKEWAVSVDVVNSVRFLVVEVLGNT from the coding sequence ATGATTCAATATATACTTTTAGGTTTTATAATTGCTTTACCTATCGGGGCGATCTCAATCGAAATGACTAAACAGGGACTGCAAAATGGCTTTTGGTATGCATGGATGGTCGGCATTGGGGCAATCACTGTTGATATATGTATGTTATTCGCATTAAATTTAGGACTGATCGATGTGCTTAACCGATTTAAAACTTATTTATGGCTGCTAGGCGCTATTTTCCTCACACAGCTAGGCTGGCAATCCATAAAATGCCGCGCATCATTATCAAAGGAATGCGAGGCAAAGACAGAATCGCTATTTAAAATTTTCAGAAGTGGCCTAATGATCGGGTTAAATCCCGGCAATATTGTATTTTGGCTTTCTGTATTAGGAACGTCTATTGCTGGAGCTAGTAATAATACCGAAATGAGCCTTGTCTTCGTTTCCCTTTCCATTTTGCTAGGCATCGCATTACACGATGTTCTTTTGGCGGGTATTACAAGCTTCTTTCGCCGCTTTATGACGCCAAAAGCAGAGTACATCGTATCCATCGCGGCAGGCATCGCATTGTTTGGCTTTGCTGCTTATTTCGCAAAAGAATGGGCAGTCAGTGTAGATGTAGTGAATTCTGTTCGGTTTTTAGTAGTGGAAGTGTTAGGTAATACATAA
- a CDS encoding sigma-70 family RNA polymerase sigma factor yields the protein MDLNVEQIIERYGEYLYHLNYLYMKDYQLAEEVTQDVIMKFLLHKDNYRKDASLKTYLTRIAINCCHDELRRKKRNAIISKFWPIRKDELSVEQRYISTEEQSTLKQIVFSLPLHYREVIILFYYEEFSVPEISSFLKISQNTVRTRIRRARELLRTNQDLGEIFYEGL from the coding sequence TTGGATCTGAATGTTGAACAAATCATAGAACGATATGGTGAATATTTATATCATCTTAATTATTTATATATGAAAGATTATCAGCTTGCAGAAGAAGTTACACAAGACGTAATAATGAAGTTTTTATTACATAAAGACAACTACCGGAAAGACGCTTCCTTGAAAACATATCTAACTCGAATTGCTATTAATTGTTGCCATGATGAGCTTAGGAGGAAAAAGAGAAACGCTATTATTTCAAAGTTTTGGCCTATCCGTAAAGACGAGCTTTCCGTGGAGCAAAGGTATATTTCCACTGAAGAACAGTCCACATTAAAACAAATTGTTTTTTCCTTACCACTTCATTATCGAGAGGTGATTATCCTGTTTTATTATGAGGAATTTAGTGTTCCTGAAATATCAAGTTTCTTAAAAATATCACAAAATACCGTTCGTACTAGGATTCGCCGAGCAAGAGAGTTATTAAGAACCAATCAGGACTTGGGGGAGATATTTTATGAAGGACTTTAA
- a CDS encoding GGDEF domain-containing protein, whose translation MPYRGRILATGIGLLFNILRYFYYHQYLGLPFYWTFFVLTAIFLSIAWWAGKQFDKVKYLSERDPLTGTYNRRTVEEYFHKATKISDLKKQSLGVIMLDLNKFKEVNDEFGHQKGDELLIQVATALTTFVGKHDLVARWGGDEFVVLVDNMQENTADDYVKELQQAITLRNAENFPNVEASVGYSLYPQHGKSFQKLVQEADAYMYKDKKEH comes from the coding sequence ATGCCCTACAGGGGAAGAATATTAGCAACAGGAATCGGTCTCTTATTTAATATATTGCGTTATTTCTACTATCATCAGTATTTAGGCTTGCCCTTCTATTGGACATTTTTCGTTTTAACAGCCATTTTCCTCAGTATCGCCTGGTGGGCCGGCAAGCAATTTGATAAGGTCAAATACCTGTCAGAAAGAGATCCGCTAACCGGTACGTATAACCGACGGACTGTCGAAGAATACTTTCACAAGGCTACGAAGATAAGTGATTTAAAGAAACAATCATTAGGGGTCATCATGCTCGATTTAAATAAATTTAAAGAAGTAAACGATGAGTTCGGTCATCAAAAAGGCGATGAACTGCTTATACAAGTGGCTACCGCACTAACGACATTTGTCGGGAAACATGATTTAGTGGCAAGATGGGGCGGCGATGAATTCGTCGTGCTCGTAGACAATATGCAAGAAAATACAGCCGACGACTATGTCAAAGAACTCCAGCAAGCCATCACATTGAGAAATGCCGAGAACTTTCCAAATGTCGAGGCATCTGTCGGCTATTCCCTTTACCCTCAGCACGGAAAGAGCTTTCAGAAGCTTGTGCAAGAGGCGGATGCTTATATGTATAAAGATAAGAAGGAGCATTGA
- a CDS encoding helix-turn-helix domain-containing protein: MGMSDYVEKGNVRETPFGYTLSIIGGKWKMLIIYILAENETVRFNELQRKLGTITFKILSSQLKELEADGIIVRKEYPQIPPKVEYSLTPKAQTLLPALEQLCDWGLKNQKNS, encoded by the coding sequence ATGGGGATGTCTGACTATGTAGAGAAAGGCAACGTTCGGGAGACACCTTTTGGCTATACATTATCAATTATTGGCGGCAAGTGGAAAATGCTCATTATTTATATATTGGCTGAAAACGAAACCGTACGTTTTAATGAATTGCAAAGAAAATTAGGGACGATTACCTTCAAAATATTAAGTTCACAGCTTAAAGAATTGGAAGCAGACGGAATAATTGTACGAAAAGAATATCCGCAAATTCCCCCTAAAGTAGAGTACAGCCTTACCCCTAAAGCCCAAACCCTTTTACCGGCTTTGGAGCAGTTATGTGATTGGGGATTAAAAAATCAAAAAAATAGTTAG
- a CDS encoding Abi family protein: MVRGKTVNGLMRHLRDTHSIEINGSKNKKDLLNMGYYHGFKGYRFIGQSENKISYTKFDEVVAVYQFDSNLKTIFYPNIMFIETAIKNYTLNTLINLGPVDFEHVFTNLLNDYKSENTGNSKYRDKMKKRLELRNKINEAISYNYSDKVPVIQHFFHTNQQMPLWAIFEVINLGVFGFFLQCLNIDTRIKITEDLNLHTTSHNQNGRIVEDIIFLIKELRNAVAHNSVVFDCRFKKTNPPSRLKEYLQSETNIDNINFDNIIDYFILVIFLLKKLGVTKTELKKIIKNFHNESEQLRDGIPVPIHTSIMGSDFKKKINKLSNYI, from the coding sequence ATGGTTCGTGGAAAAACAGTAAATGGGCTAATGAGACATTTGAGAGATACTCATAGCATTGAAATAAATGGTAGCAAGAATAAAAAAGACTTGCTTAATATGGGCTATTATCACGGTTTTAAAGGTTACCGCTTTATCGGTCAATCAGAAAATAAAATTTCTTATACTAAGTTTGATGAAGTTGTAGCGGTCTATCAATTTGATTCTAATTTAAAAACAATTTTTTACCCAAATATTATGTTTATAGAAACTGCCATTAAAAACTATACTTTAAATACATTGATTAATTTAGGTCCTGTTGACTTTGAACATGTTTTCACTAATCTCTTAAATGATTATAAAAGTGAAAATACAGGCAATAGCAAATATCGTGATAAAATGAAAAAGCGCTTAGAACTTAGAAATAAAATTAACGAAGCCATCAGCTATAATTATTCCGATAAAGTCCCGGTTATTCAACATTTCTTTCACACGAATCAACAAATGCCTCTGTGGGCTATATTTGAAGTAATTAACTTAGGTGTATTCGGATTCTTCTTACAATGCTTAAATATAGATACTCGAATTAAAATTACTGAAGACTTAAATCTTCATACTACCTCACATAATCAAAACGGCAGAATTGTTGAAGATATTATCTTCTTAATTAAAGAATTGCGCAATGCCGTAGCGCATAATTCGGTTGTATTTGATTGTAGATTTAAGAAAACTAACCCACCCTCAAGACTAAAGGAATATTTACAGAGTGAAACCAATATTGATAATATTAATTTTGATAATATTATAGATTACTTCATCTTGGTTATTTTCTTGTTAAAAAAATTAGGTGTTACTAAAACAGAACTCAAGAAAATCATTAAAAATTTCCATAATGAATCTGAACAATTACGTGATGGAATCCCTGTCCCTATACACACTTCTATTATGGGTTCAGACTTCAAGAAAAAAATCAATAAATTATCTAATTATATCTGA
- a CDS encoding RidA family protein: MKKIKTVNHDLWDHGISQGFSVDGTVYISGQFSHDSEGAFVGDGDIEAQTRQTLANLDRVLEGFNITRSNLAYLEIYLTNALEDTGPAIEIFKEYMGEHRPAGSLIGVNHLASPEQLIEISAIAYTE; encoded by the coding sequence ATGAAAAAAATTAAAACCGTCAACCACGATCTTTGGGATCATGGTATTTCTCAAGGGTTCAGTGTAGATGGAACCGTCTATATTTCCGGGCAGTTTTCACATGATTCGGAAGGGGCCTTTGTCGGTGACGGAGATATTGAAGCGCAAACTCGGCAAACGCTGGCCAATCTAGACCGTGTATTAGAAGGGTTTAATATTACGAGATCGAACCTTGCTTATTTAGAAATTTATTTAACGAATGCGCTAGAGGATACAGGGCCGGCGATCGAAATTTTCAAGGAATATATGGGGGAGCATCGCCCAGCCGGCAGCCTAATCGGAGTAAACCATTTGGCGTCACCTGAGCAATTAATCGAAATTAGCGCGATTGCATATACGGAATAG